In a single window of the Syngnathus typhle isolate RoL2023-S1 ecotype Sweden linkage group LG19, RoL_Styp_1.0, whole genome shotgun sequence genome:
- the tmem14ca gene encoding transmembrane protein 14C, whose translation MSVDWVGYGYAALVASGGVMGYVKAGSVPSLAAGLLFGGLAGVGAYQISNDPSNVWLSLATSGALTGVMGKRFYGSRKFMPAGLMAGASLLMVGKLSVALLNKPQQS comes from the exons ATGTCTGTGGATTGGGTGGGATATGGATATGCAGCCCTGGTGGCATCAGGGGGAGTCATGGGCTATGTGAAAGCAG GCAGTGTTCCCTCCCTGGCTGCCGGACTTCTCTTTGGGGGTCTCGCAGGTGTTGGCGCCTATCAGATCTCCAATGACCCCAGTAATGTTTGGCTGTCTCTAG CTACATCAGGTGCACTGACAGGTGTCATGGGAAAAAGGTTCTACGGCTCCAGGAAATTCATGCCTGCCGGCCTCATGGCGGGTGCAAG TCTTCTGATGGTGGGGAAACTCAGCGTGGCGCTTCTAAACAAACCTCAGCAATCCTGA
- the tfap2a gene encoding transcription factor AP-2-alpha isoform X1 — translation MEDVSGSEVENKRSGDKNELVRAGISSSSEDRHDGTSNGTARLPQLGGVGQSPYTSAPPLSHTPNSDFQPPYFPPPYQPIYPQSQDPYSHVNDPYSLNSLHAQPQPQHPGWPGQRQAQESGLLHQHRSLPHQLCRDYRREVLLPSGHGIDTGLSDSIQIHGIPHSLEDVQPVEDQGIHIPDQTVIKKGPVSLSKNNVSGIPINKDGLFGGVVNPNEVFCSVPGRLSLLSSTSKYKVTVAEVQRRLSPPECLNASLLGGVLRRAKSKNGGRSLREKLDKIGLNLPAGRRKAANVTLLTSLVEGEAVHLARDFGYVCETEFPAKAVAEYVNRQHSDPNEQVQRKNMLLATKQVCKEFTDLLSQDRSPLGNSRPQPILEPGIQSCLTHFSLISHGFGTPALCAAVTALQNYLTEAIKAMDKMYLNNNPNSHSDNGTKGDKDEKHRK, via the exons ATGGAGGATGTGTCAGGGTCTGAGGTGGAAAACAAAAGGTCTGGAGACAAAAATGAACTGGTCCGAGCTGGCATATCGTCGTCCTCAGAG GACCGCCACGACGGCACCAGCAACGGGACGGCAAGGCTACCTCAGCTGGGCGGCGTGGGCCAGAGTCCCTACACGAGCGCGCCGCCGCTCTCTCACACGCCCAATTCAGACTTCCAGCCCCCGTATTTCCCCCCGCCCTACCAGCCCATCTACCCGCAGTCTCAGGACCCTTACTCGCACGTCAACGACCCCTATTCCCTCAACTCCTTGCACGCCCAGCCGCAACCGCAGCACCCGGGCTGGCCCGGCCAGAGGCAAGCGCAGGAGAGCGGCCTGCTGCACCAGCACCGCAGCCTGCCCCACCAGCTGTGTCGGGACTACCGCAGGGAGGTGCTCCTACCGTCCGGCCACGGCATTGACACGGGACTGTCGGACTCTATCCAAATCCATGGAATACCTCACTCTTTAGAAGATGTCCAG CCTGTTGAGGATCAAGGAATTCACATTCCCGACCagactgtaattaaaaaag GTCCGGTGTCTTTATCCAAGAACAACGTCTCCGGCATCCCCATCAACAAGGATGGACTCTTCGGCGGGGTGGTCAACCCGAACGAGGTGTTCTGTTCGGTTCCGGGTCGCTTGTCTCTGCTCAGTTCCACGTCCAAATACAAGGTGACAGTGGCGGAGGTACAGAGACGCCTCTCGCCGCCCGAATGCCTCAACGCTTCACTGCTAGGCGGCGTGCTTAGGAG GGCCAAGTCTAAGAATGGAGGGAGATCCTTGAGGGAGAAACTGGATAAAATCGGCTTAAATCTACCTGCGGGCAGACGCAAGGCAGCCAACGTCACCTTGCTGACGTCACTAGTAGAAG GCGAAGCGGTACATCTTGCCAGGGATTTTGGTTACGTATGTGAGACCGAGTTCCCCGCCAAGGCAGTAGCTGAATATGTAAACCGTCAACACTCCGACCCAAACGAACAAGTCCAAAGAAAAAACATGCTACTGGCTACAAA GCAAGTGTGCAAGGAGTTCACGGACCTGTTGTCCCAGGACCGTTCGCCGTTGGGGAACTCGAGGCCGCAGCCCATCCTGGAACCGGGTATCCAGAGCTGCTTGACCCACTTCAGCCTCATCTCGCACGGTTTCGGCACGCCGGCCTTGTGCGCGGCCGTCACGGCCCTGCAGAACTATCTGACCGAAGCCATCAAAGCCATGGACAAAATGTACCTCAACAACAACCCCAACAGTCACTCAGATAACGGCACTAAAGGCGACAAAGACGAGAAGCACAGAAAGTGa
- the tfap2a gene encoding transcription factor AP-2-alpha isoform X3, producing MSIMGKIGEWQDRHDGTSNGTARLPQLGGVGQSPYTSAPPLSHTPNSDFQPPYFPPPYQPIYPQSQDPYSHVNDPYSLNSLHAQPQPQHPGWPGQRQAQESGLLHQHRSLPHQLCRDYRREVLLPSGHGIDTGLSDSIQIHGIPHSLEDVQPVEDQGIHIPDQTVIKKGPVSLSKNNVSGIPINKDGLFGGVVNPNEVFCSVPGRLSLLSSTSKYKVTVAEVQRRLSPPECLNASLLGGVLRRAKSKNGGRSLREKLDKIGLNLPAGRRKAANVTLLTSLVEGEAVHLARDFGYVCETEFPAKAVAEYVNRQHSDPNEQVQRKNMLLATKQVCKEFTDLLSQDRSPLGNSRPQPILEPGIQSCLTHFSLISHGFGTPALCAAVTALQNYLTEAIKAMDKMYLNNNPNSHSDNGTKGDKDEKHRK from the exons ATGTCAATTATGGGCAAAATTGGGGAATGGCAG GACCGCCACGACGGCACCAGCAACGGGACGGCAAGGCTACCTCAGCTGGGCGGCGTGGGCCAGAGTCCCTACACGAGCGCGCCGCCGCTCTCTCACACGCCCAATTCAGACTTCCAGCCCCCGTATTTCCCCCCGCCCTACCAGCCCATCTACCCGCAGTCTCAGGACCCTTACTCGCACGTCAACGACCCCTATTCCCTCAACTCCTTGCACGCCCAGCCGCAACCGCAGCACCCGGGCTGGCCCGGCCAGAGGCAAGCGCAGGAGAGCGGCCTGCTGCACCAGCACCGCAGCCTGCCCCACCAGCTGTGTCGGGACTACCGCAGGGAGGTGCTCCTACCGTCCGGCCACGGCATTGACACGGGACTGTCGGACTCTATCCAAATCCATGGAATACCTCACTCTTTAGAAGATGTCCAG CCTGTTGAGGATCAAGGAATTCACATTCCCGACCagactgtaattaaaaaag GTCCGGTGTCTTTATCCAAGAACAACGTCTCCGGCATCCCCATCAACAAGGATGGACTCTTCGGCGGGGTGGTCAACCCGAACGAGGTGTTCTGTTCGGTTCCGGGTCGCTTGTCTCTGCTCAGTTCCACGTCCAAATACAAGGTGACAGTGGCGGAGGTACAGAGACGCCTCTCGCCGCCCGAATGCCTCAACGCTTCACTGCTAGGCGGCGTGCTTAGGAG GGCCAAGTCTAAGAATGGAGGGAGATCCTTGAGGGAGAAACTGGATAAAATCGGCTTAAATCTACCTGCGGGCAGACGCAAGGCAGCCAACGTCACCTTGCTGACGTCACTAGTAGAAG GCGAAGCGGTACATCTTGCCAGGGATTTTGGTTACGTATGTGAGACCGAGTTCCCCGCCAAGGCAGTAGCTGAATATGTAAACCGTCAACACTCCGACCCAAACGAACAAGTCCAAAGAAAAAACATGCTACTGGCTACAAA GCAAGTGTGCAAGGAGTTCACGGACCTGTTGTCCCAGGACCGTTCGCCGTTGGGGAACTCGAGGCCGCAGCCCATCCTGGAACCGGGTATCCAGAGCTGCTTGACCCACTTCAGCCTCATCTCGCACGGTTTCGGCACGCCGGCCTTGTGCGCGGCCGTCACGGCCCTGCAGAACTATCTGACCGAAGCCATCAAAGCCATGGACAAAATGTACCTCAACAACAACCCCAACAGTCACTCAGATAACGGCACTAAAGGCGACAAAGACGAGAAGCACAGAAAGTGa
- the tfap2a gene encoding transcription factor AP-2-alpha isoform X4, whose amino-acid sequence MLVHSFSAMDRHDGTSNGTARLPQLGGVGQSPYTSAPPLSHTPNSDFQPPYFPPPYQPIYPQSQDPYSHVNDPYSLNSLHAQPQPQHPGWPGQRQAQESGLLHQHRSLPHQLCRDYRREVLLPSGHGIDTGLSDSIQIHGIPHSLEDVQPVEDQGIHIPDQTVIKKGPVSLSKNNVSGIPINKDGLFGGVVNPNEVFCSVPGRLSLLSSTSKYKVTVAEVQRRLSPPECLNASLLGGVLRRAKSKNGGRSLREKLDKIGLNLPAGRRKAANVTLLTSLVEGEAVHLARDFGYVCETEFPAKAVAEYVNRQHSDPNEQVQRKNMLLATKQVCKEFTDLLSQDRSPLGNSRPQPILEPGIQSCLTHFSLISHGFGTPALCAAVTALQNYLTEAIKAMDKMYLNNNPNSHSDNGTKGDKDEKHRK is encoded by the exons ATGTTAGTGCACAGTTTTTCCGCTATG GACCGCCACGACGGCACCAGCAACGGGACGGCAAGGCTACCTCAGCTGGGCGGCGTGGGCCAGAGTCCCTACACGAGCGCGCCGCCGCTCTCTCACACGCCCAATTCAGACTTCCAGCCCCCGTATTTCCCCCCGCCCTACCAGCCCATCTACCCGCAGTCTCAGGACCCTTACTCGCACGTCAACGACCCCTATTCCCTCAACTCCTTGCACGCCCAGCCGCAACCGCAGCACCCGGGCTGGCCCGGCCAGAGGCAAGCGCAGGAGAGCGGCCTGCTGCACCAGCACCGCAGCCTGCCCCACCAGCTGTGTCGGGACTACCGCAGGGAGGTGCTCCTACCGTCCGGCCACGGCATTGACACGGGACTGTCGGACTCTATCCAAATCCATGGAATACCTCACTCTTTAGAAGATGTCCAG CCTGTTGAGGATCAAGGAATTCACATTCCCGACCagactgtaattaaaaaag GTCCGGTGTCTTTATCCAAGAACAACGTCTCCGGCATCCCCATCAACAAGGATGGACTCTTCGGCGGGGTGGTCAACCCGAACGAGGTGTTCTGTTCGGTTCCGGGTCGCTTGTCTCTGCTCAGTTCCACGTCCAAATACAAGGTGACAGTGGCGGAGGTACAGAGACGCCTCTCGCCGCCCGAATGCCTCAACGCTTCACTGCTAGGCGGCGTGCTTAGGAG GGCCAAGTCTAAGAATGGAGGGAGATCCTTGAGGGAGAAACTGGATAAAATCGGCTTAAATCTACCTGCGGGCAGACGCAAGGCAGCCAACGTCACCTTGCTGACGTCACTAGTAGAAG GCGAAGCGGTACATCTTGCCAGGGATTTTGGTTACGTATGTGAGACCGAGTTCCCCGCCAAGGCAGTAGCTGAATATGTAAACCGTCAACACTCCGACCCAAACGAACAAGTCCAAAGAAAAAACATGCTACTGGCTACAAA GCAAGTGTGCAAGGAGTTCACGGACCTGTTGTCCCAGGACCGTTCGCCGTTGGGGAACTCGAGGCCGCAGCCCATCCTGGAACCGGGTATCCAGAGCTGCTTGACCCACTTCAGCCTCATCTCGCACGGTTTCGGCACGCCGGCCTTGTGCGCGGCCGTCACGGCCCTGCAGAACTATCTGACCGAAGCCATCAAAGCCATGGACAAAATGTACCTCAACAACAACCCCAACAGTCACTCAGATAACGGCACTAAAGGCGACAAAGACGAGAAGCACAGAAAGTGa
- the plcxd2 gene encoding PI-PLC X domain-containing protein 2: MKTRPAGIGNANADWMGSLPPKLIVMPLKHLAVPGSHDSFTYWVDVRAPVGPDQKVYVKYLATMFSVLAKKVMVKWSMTQNLSFKEQLDAGIRYFDLRVSSKPGQPGLDIFFIHGLFGHKVIDGLIEINSFLCRHRKEVIFLDFNHYYAMGSAHHEYLIKMLQEVFGSKLCKNCDVETITLDYLWKNKYQVIVFYHHPSAQGVPVMWPGNKIPAPWANTTDPSKLIQFLESTLKQRAKRGSFHVSQAILTPRVNTVAKGLVWGLRNYLVEKNLPAIMSWVEVQRPGLDGVNIITSDFVELTDFANVVIRLNNLLLSEKEHKVR; encoded by the exons ATGAAGACTCGACCTGCTGGGATCGGGAACGCCAACGCCGACTGGATGGGCTCGCTGCCCCCCAAACTAATTGTCATGCCGCTCAAACACCTTGCAGTTCCAG gGTCTCATGACTCATTCACCTATTGGGTGGATGTTCGTGCTCCAGTAGGTCCTGATCAAAAAGTCTATGTCAAGTACCTGGCTACCATGTTTAGCGTTTTAGCCAAAAAGGTGATGGTGAAGTGGTCCATGACACAG AATCTGTCGTTTAAGGAACAACTAGATGCAGGTATTCGCTACTTTGATCTCAGGGTCTCTTCAAAACCAGGCCAACCGGGGCTTGACATTTTCTTCATCCACGGTCTCTTTGGACACAAG GTGATAGATGGTCTTATAGAAATCAACTCCTTCTTGTGCAGGCACAggaaagag GTCATCTTCTTGGACTTCAACCACTACTATGCCATGGGGTCAGCCCACCACGAATACCTCATCAAAATGCTTCAGGAAGTGTTTGGAAGTAAGCTTTGTAAGAACTGTGACGTGGAGACCATCACTCTGGACTACCTCTGGAAGAACAAATATCAG GTGATTGTTTTCTACCATCATCCATCAGCTCAGGGTGTCCCTGTCATGTGGCCTGGTAACAAGATCCCCGCACCATGGGCAAACACAACTGATCCAAGCAAGCTCATCCAG TTCCTGGAAAGCACACTGAAGCAAAGAGCCAAGCGGGGCTCGTTCCACGTGTCCCAGGCCATCCTCACACCTCGGGTCAACACTGTGGCCAAGGGTCTGGTTTGGGGGCTACGGAATTACTTGGTGGAAAA AAACCTTCCTGCCATCATGTCCTGGGTGGAGGTTCAGAGGCCAGGCTTGGACGGGGTCAACATCATTACCTCTGACTTTGTGGAACTCACTGACTTTGCCAACGTTGTCATCAGACTCAACAACTTGCTGTTGTCTGAAAAAGAACATAAAGTGAGATGA
- the mak gene encoding serine/threonine-protein kinase MAK, with protein MMNRYTTLKQLGDGTYGSVLMGRSNESGELVAIKRMKRKFYSWEECINLREVKSLKKLNHANVVKLKEVIRENDHLYFVFEYMKENLYQLMKDRRKLFPESVIRNISFQILQGLSFIHKHGFFHRDMKPENLLCMGPELVKIADFGLAREIRSKPPYTDYVSTRWYRAPEVLLRSSTYSSPIDLWAVGCIMAELYTLRPLFPGNSEVDEIFKICQVLGTVKKLEWPEGYHLASAMNFRFPQCVPTPLKTLIPNASREAINLMKDLLQWDPKKRPTAVQALRYPYFQVGQVLGPRPHSQETKTVQARQTIQKQVSDSRVEPKQSSSEVKASESSPRRTQQPLQQITLPQASNKPGGINHVEAASLGNENKIDPGGQGVVKNGRRRWGQTVVRTSDSLDDLDQSDMAASHSKKPSLGNSEEERNSNKLRPQPREDKPLYSFSAITKLPNNIKVGPVEPNVPGSAARQHYLSQSRYLPGLIGKTQAMSGEKALSGMTLRDLWENSNTVNKTIVPIGARLPVNRANPGNFVSTKYNLSAGYIPSLQKKEVGSVGQRIQLAPLAGHHTDYNGWKRRTERSQPKGSSYSVLGKTGNLMSRVPAVQPVHGRVDWTSKYGGNR; from the exons ATGATGAACCGTTACACCACCCTGAAGCAGTTGGGTGACGGAACTTACGGCAGCGTGCTGATGGGAAGAAGCAACGAATCTGGAGAACTTGTTGCTATTAAAAG AATGAAGAGGAAGTTTTATTCATGGGAGGAATGTATAAACCTAAGAGAGGTCAAG TCACTCAAGAAGCTGAACCATGCAAATGTTGTCAAGTTGAAGGAAGTTATCAGAGAGAATGATCATCTGTACTTTGTATTTGAATACATGAAGGAGAATCTCTACCAGCTTATGAAGGACAG AAGGAAATTATTCCCCGAATCAGTGATACGAAACATAAGCTTTCAGATATTACAAGGTCTatcatttattcacaaacatg GTTTCTTCCACCGAGACATGAAGCCAGAGAATCTCTTGTGCATGGGCCCAGAACTGGTCAAAATAGCAGATTTTGGTCTGGCTCGGGAGATCCGATCAAAACCTCCCTATACTGACTACGTGTCCACAAGATG GTACCGAGCACCAGAGGTTCTGCTCAGGTCGTCTACTTACAGTTCTCCTATCGACTTGTGGGCTGTTGGATGCATCATGGCAGAACTCTACACACTCAGGCCTCTTTTCCCCGGGAACAGTGAGGTGGATGAGATTTTCAAGATCTGCCAAGTCCTAGGTACTGTCAAGAAG ctGGAGTGGCCAGAGGGCTACCACCTGGCTTCAGCTATGAACTTCCGCTTCCCTCAATGTGTGCCGACCCCCTTGAAGACGCTTATTCCCAATGCCAGCAGAGAGGCCATTAATCTGATGAAGGACCTGCTTCAATGGGATCCCAAAAAACGACCCACCGCTGTACAG GCCCTGCGTTACCCGTACTTCCAGGTCGGACAGGTCTTGGGTCCCCGTCCTCacagccaagaaaccaagacgGTCCAAGCTCGACAAACTATCCAGAAGCAGGTCTCTGATTCTCGGGTGGAGCCCAAACAGTCCTCCTCGGAGGTCAAGGCGTCTGAATCGTCACCCCGACGCACCCAACAGCCTCTGCAGCAAATCACCCTGCCTCAAGCTTCAAATAAACCCGGTGGCATCAACCATGTC GAAGCAGCATCGCTgggcaatgaaaacaaaattgatCCAGGTGGACAGGGCGTGGTGAAGAACGGAAGACGCCGCTGGGGCCAGACGGTCGTGAGGACATCAGACAGCTTGGATGATCTCGATCAATCAGACATGGCTGCTTCTCACTCAAAAAAACCCAGTTTGGGAAATTCAGAGGAGGAGAGGAACTCAAACAAACTTCGGCCACA ACCCAGAGAAGACAAACCTCTGTATTCCTTCAGCGCTATTACAAAACTACCTAACAATATTAAAGTCGGTCCAGTGGAGCCTAATGTGCCAGGATCTGCGGCGCGCCAGCATTACCTCAGCCAGTCCAGATACCTGCCCG GTTTGATCGGCAAGACGCAGGCCATGTCAGGAGAAAAGGCGCTGAGCGGTATGACGTTACGGGACTTGTGGGAGAACTCAAACACTGTAAACAAGACAATTGTTCCCATTGGAGCAAGATTACCCGTCAACAGAGCCAATCCCG GTAATTTTGTGAGCACCAAGTATAACTTATCCGCCGGCTACATCCCTTCATTACAAAAGAAAGAGGTTGGCTCTGTGGGACAGAGGATCCAGCTGGCTCCTTTAGCCGGCCATCACACGG ATTACAATGGTTGGAAGAGGAGGACAGAAAGAAGTCAGCCAAAAGGCAGCAGCTACTCAGTTCTGGGGAAAACTGGGAATCTCATGTCCAGAGTTCCCGCTGTCCAGCCGGTCCACGGTAGAGTCGACTGGACTTCAAAATATGGTGGAAATCGGTAG
- the tfap2a gene encoding transcription factor AP-2-alpha isoform X2, with the protein MKMLWKLTDNIKYEDCEDRHDGTSNGTARLPQLGGVGQSPYTSAPPLSHTPNSDFQPPYFPPPYQPIYPQSQDPYSHVNDPYSLNSLHAQPQPQHPGWPGQRQAQESGLLHQHRSLPHQLCRDYRREVLLPSGHGIDTGLSDSIQIHGIPHSLEDVQPVEDQGIHIPDQTVIKKGPVSLSKNNVSGIPINKDGLFGGVVNPNEVFCSVPGRLSLLSSTSKYKVTVAEVQRRLSPPECLNASLLGGVLRRAKSKNGGRSLREKLDKIGLNLPAGRRKAANVTLLTSLVEGEAVHLARDFGYVCETEFPAKAVAEYVNRQHSDPNEQVQRKNMLLATKQVCKEFTDLLSQDRSPLGNSRPQPILEPGIQSCLTHFSLISHGFGTPALCAAVTALQNYLTEAIKAMDKMYLNNNPNSHSDNGTKGDKDEKHRK; encoded by the exons ATGAAAATGCTCTGGAAATTAACTGATAACATTAAATATGAAGATTGCGAG GACCGCCACGACGGCACCAGCAACGGGACGGCAAGGCTACCTCAGCTGGGCGGCGTGGGCCAGAGTCCCTACACGAGCGCGCCGCCGCTCTCTCACACGCCCAATTCAGACTTCCAGCCCCCGTATTTCCCCCCGCCCTACCAGCCCATCTACCCGCAGTCTCAGGACCCTTACTCGCACGTCAACGACCCCTATTCCCTCAACTCCTTGCACGCCCAGCCGCAACCGCAGCACCCGGGCTGGCCCGGCCAGAGGCAAGCGCAGGAGAGCGGCCTGCTGCACCAGCACCGCAGCCTGCCCCACCAGCTGTGTCGGGACTACCGCAGGGAGGTGCTCCTACCGTCCGGCCACGGCATTGACACGGGACTGTCGGACTCTATCCAAATCCATGGAATACCTCACTCTTTAGAAGATGTCCAG CCTGTTGAGGATCAAGGAATTCACATTCCCGACCagactgtaattaaaaaag GTCCGGTGTCTTTATCCAAGAACAACGTCTCCGGCATCCCCATCAACAAGGATGGACTCTTCGGCGGGGTGGTCAACCCGAACGAGGTGTTCTGTTCGGTTCCGGGTCGCTTGTCTCTGCTCAGTTCCACGTCCAAATACAAGGTGACAGTGGCGGAGGTACAGAGACGCCTCTCGCCGCCCGAATGCCTCAACGCTTCACTGCTAGGCGGCGTGCTTAGGAG GGCCAAGTCTAAGAATGGAGGGAGATCCTTGAGGGAGAAACTGGATAAAATCGGCTTAAATCTACCTGCGGGCAGACGCAAGGCAGCCAACGTCACCTTGCTGACGTCACTAGTAGAAG GCGAAGCGGTACATCTTGCCAGGGATTTTGGTTACGTATGTGAGACCGAGTTCCCCGCCAAGGCAGTAGCTGAATATGTAAACCGTCAACACTCCGACCCAAACGAACAAGTCCAAAGAAAAAACATGCTACTGGCTACAAA GCAAGTGTGCAAGGAGTTCACGGACCTGTTGTCCCAGGACCGTTCGCCGTTGGGGAACTCGAGGCCGCAGCCCATCCTGGAACCGGGTATCCAGAGCTGCTTGACCCACTTCAGCCTCATCTCGCACGGTTTCGGCACGCCGGCCTTGTGCGCGGCCGTCACGGCCCTGCAGAACTATCTGACCGAAGCCATCAAAGCCATGGACAAAATGTACCTCAACAACAACCCCAACAGTCACTCAGATAACGGCACTAAAGGCGACAAAGACGAGAAGCACAGAAAGTGa